In Rattus norvegicus strain BN/NHsdMcwi chromosome 1, GRCr8, whole genome shotgun sequence, a genomic segment contains:
- the Arhgap33 gene encoding rho GTPase-activating protein 33 isoform X2 codes for MLQAQKQSDPILPWGASWAGRGQTLRARSTDSLDGPGESSVQPVPPTGGPGTKGKPGKRLSAPRGPFPRLADCAHFHYENVDFGHIQLLLSPEREGPSLSGENELVFGVQVTCQGRSWPVLRSYDDFRSLDAHLHRCIFDRRFSCLPELPPPPEGARAAQMLVPLLLQYLETLSGLVDSNLNCGPVLTWMELDNHGRRLLLSEEASLNIPAVAAAHVVKRYTAQAPDELSFEVGDIVSVIDMPPTEDRSWWRGKRGFQVGFFPSECVELFTERPGPGLKADAEGPLCGIPAPQGISSLTSAVPRPRGKLAGLLRTFMRSRPSRQRLRQRGILRQRVFGCDLGEHLSNSGQDVPQVLRCCSEFIEAHGVVDGIYRLSGVSSNIQRLRHEFDSERIPELSGPAFLQDIHSVSSLCKLYFRELPNPLLTYQLYGKFSEAMSVPGEEERLVRVHDVIQQLPPPHYRTLEYLLRHLARMARHSANTSMHARNLAIVWAPNLLRSMELESVGLGGAAAFREVRVQSVVVEFLLTHVEVLFSDTFTSAGLDPAGRCLLPRPKSLAGSSPSTRLLTLEEAQARTQGRLGTPTEPTTPKTPASPVERRKRERVEKQRKPGGSSWKTFFALGRGPSIPRKKPLPWLSGSRAPPQPSGSRPDTVTLRSAKSEESLSSQASGAGLQRLHRLRRPHSSSDAFPVGPAPAGSCESLSSSSSSSSSSSSSSSSESSAAGLGPLSGSPSHRTSAWLDDGDELDFSPPRCLEGLRGLDFDPLTFRCSSPTPGDPAPPASPAPPASASAFPPRATPQALSPHGPKPASPTALDISEPLAVSVPPAVLELLGAGGAPASATPTPALSPNPGLRPHLIPLLLHGAEAQLSDTCQQEISSKLAPTRGAPGQHSPGGMDSPLLPPALSLLRPGGAPPPPPKNPARLMALALAERAQQVAEQQSQQGQGGTPPAPLSPFRRSLSLEVGGEPVGTSGSGLHPPSLAHPGAWAPGPTPYLPRQQSDGSLVRSQRPLGTSRRGPRGPSQVSAHLRASGAYRDTPEMAAQSPCSIPSQGSNPSFLSTPRECLPSFLGVPKQGLYSLGPPSFPPNSPAPVWRNSLGAPPALDRGENLYYEIGVGEGTYSGPSRSWSPFHSMPPDRLNASYGMLGQSPPLHRSPDFLLNYPPPPSCFPPDPLTHSVSQHLARRPTRPEPLYVNLALGPRGPSPASSSSSSPPAHPRSRSDPGPPVPRLPQKQRAPWGPHNPHRVPGPWGSPEPFLLYRAAPPSYGRGGEVRGSLYRNGGHRGEGAGPPPPYPTPSWSLNSEGQTRSYC; via the exons ATGCTCCAGGCACAGAAACAGTCAGATCCCATCCTGCCTTGGGGAGCTTCATGGGCTGGCAGGGGACAGACTCTGAGG GCCCGAAGCACTGACAGCCTGGATGGCCCAGGGGAGAGCTCAGTGCAGCCTGTACCCCCGACTGGGGGGCCAGGTACCAAGGGGAAGCCTGGGAAGAG GCTCTCAGCTCCTCGAGGCCCTTTTCCCCGGCTGGCTGACTGTGCCCATTTCCACTATGAGAATGTTGATTTTGGCCACATTCAG CTCCTACTGTCTCCAGAGCGTGAAGGCCCCAGCCTCTCTGGAGAAAATGAGCTGGTCTTTGGGGTACAGGTGACCTGTCAG GGCCGCTCCTGGCCAGTTCTCCGGAGCTATGATGATTTCCGGTCTCTGGATGCCCATCTCCACCGGTGCATATTTGACCGGAGGTTTTCTTGCCTCCCAGAGCTCCCTCCACCTCCAGAGGGTGCCAGGGCTGCCCAG ATGCTGgtaccactgctgctgcagtACCTGGAGACCCTGTCAGGGCTCGTGGACAGCAACCTCAACTGCGGGCCTGTACTCACTTGGATGGAG CTGGACAACCACGGCCGGCGCCTGCTCCTCAGTGAAGAAGCCTCCCTCAATATCCCTGCCGTGGCTGCTGCCCACGTGGTCAAGCGGTACACTGCCCAGGCGCCAGATGAGCTGTCCTTTGAG GTGGGAGACATCGTCTCAGTGATCGACATGCCACCTACGGAGGATCGGAGTTGGTGGCGGGGCAAACGGGGCTTCCAG GTTGGGTTCTTCCCCAGTGAGTGTGTGGAACTCTTCACAGAGAGGCCAGGGCCTGGCCTAAAGGCAG ATGCTGAGGGTCCCCTGTGTGGCATCCCAGCTCCCCAGGGGATTTCTTCTCTGACCTCAG CTGTGCCCCGGCCACGTGGGAAGCTGGCAGGACTCCTCCGTACCTTCATGCGCTCTCGTCCCTCCCGCCAGCGGCTGCGCCAACGGGGAATCCTGCGCCAGAGGGTATTTGGTTGTGATCTTGGAGAGCACCTCAGCAACTCAGGCCAAGATG TGCCCCAAGTGCTGCGCTGCTGCTCTGAGTTTATTGAGGCCCATGGTGTGGTGGATGGAATCTACCGACTCTCAGGGGTATCCTCCAACATTCAGAGGCTTCG GCATGAGTTTGATAGCGAGAGGATCCCTGAGCTGTCTGGCCCTGCCTTCCTACAAGACATCCACAGTGTGTCCTCCCTCTGCAAGCTCTACTTCCGGGAACTGCCCAACCCCTTGCTCACCTATCAGCTCTATGGGAAGTTCAGT GAGGCTATGTCAGTGCCTGGGGAGGAAGAACGCCTGGTGCGAGTACATGACGTCATCCAGCAGCTGCCTCCACCACACTACAG GACCCTGGAGTACCTGCTGAGGCACCTGGCCCGCATGGCAAGACACAGTGCTAACACCAGCATGCACGCCCGCAATCTGGCCATTGTCTGGGCACCCAACCTGCTACG GTCTATGGAGCTGGAGTCAGTGGGGCTGGGTGGGGCAGCTGCCTTCCGTGAGGTCCGGGTGCAGTCCGTGGTGGTGGAGTTCCTGCTCACCCACGTGGAGGTCCTGTTCAGCGATACCTTCACCTCTGCTGGCCTGGACCCTGCAG GTCGCTGCCTCCTTCCCAGACCCAAGTCCCTTGCCGGGAGCAGTCCCTCCACTCGCCTGCTGACACTGGAAGAAGCCCAGGCACGAACTCAGGGTCGTCTTGGAACACCGACGGAGCCCACGACTCCTAAGACTCCAGCCTCACCCGTGGAAAG gaggaagagagagagagtggagaaaCAAAGGAAGCCTGGGGGTAGCAGCTGGAAGACATTCTTTGCTCTGGGGCGGGGCCCCAGCATACCCCGGAAGAAGCCGCTGCCATGGCTGAGTGGCAGCCGAGCCCCTCCACAGCCTTCAG GCAGCAGACCCGACACTGTCACTCTGAGATCTGCCAAAAGTGAGGAGTCTCTGTCATCCCAGGCCAGCGGGGCTG GCCTCCAGAGGCTGCACCGGCTACGACGACCCCACTCCAGCAGCGATGCTTTTCCCGTGGGTCCAGCACCTGCTGGCTCCTGCGAGAGcttgtcctcctcttcttcttcttcctcttcctcttcctcctcctcctcctcagagtcCTCAGCAGCTGGCCTGGGGCCACTCTCTGGCTCCCCCTCACACCGCACCTCAGCCTGGCTAGATGATGGTGATGAACTGGATTTCAGTCCACCCCGCTGTCTGGAAGGACTTCGGGGACTTGACTTTGATCCCCTTACCTTTCGCTGCAGCAGTCCCACCCCGGGGGACCCTGCACCTCCTGCCAGCCCAgcacctccagcctcagcctctgccttcccaccTCGGGCAACCCCACAGGCCCTGTCACCCCATGGACCCAAGCCTGCTTCACCCACCGCCCTGGACATCTCAGAGCCCCTGGCTGTATCAGTACcacctgctgtcctggaactgctgGGGGCTGGAGGAGCACCTGCCTCGGCCACCCCAACACCGGCTCTGAGCCCTAACCCGGGATTGCGCCCCCATCTCATCCCCCTGTTGCTGCATGGAGCTGAGGCCCAGCTAAGTGACACGTGCCAGCAGGAGATCAGCAGCAAGCTAGCACCAACCCggggagctccaggccagcacA GTCCTGGTGGCATGGATTCACCATTATTACCCCCAGCCTTGTCTCTGCTGCGCCCTGGAGGGGCtccgcccccaccccccaagaacCCAGCCCGTCTTATGGCCCTGGCCTTGGCTGAGCGGGCTCAGCAGGTAGCAGAACAACAGAGCCAACAAGGGCAGGGGGGCACCCCACctgctcccctctcccccttccgaCGTTCACTGTCCCTGGAGGTGGGTGGGGAGCCCGTGGGGACTTCAGGGAGTGGGCTTCACCCTCCGTCCTTAGCCCACCCAGGTGCCTGGGCTCCAGGTCCCACCCCTTACCTCCCAAGGCAACAGAGTGATGGCAGCCTGGTAAGAAGCCAGCGGCCCTTGGGGACCTCAAGGAGGGGTCCCAGAGGGCCTTCCCAGGTCAGTGCCCATCTCAGGGCAAGTGGGGCTTACAGGGACACTCCAGAGATGGCAGCCCAGTCACCATGTTCTATCCCCTCACAGGGTTCTAACCCCAGCTTCCTCTCAACCCCCCGAGAGTGTCTGCCATCTTTCCTTGGTGTCCCCAAACAAGGCTTGTACTCTCTGGGTCCCCCATCCTTCCCACctaactctccagccccagtctggAGGAACTCTCTGGGTGCGCCCCCAGCACTGGACAGGGGAGAGAATCTGTACTATGAAATTGGGGTAGGGGAGGGGACCTACTCAGGCCCCAGCCGGTCCTGGAGTCCGTTTCATTCCATGCCTCCCGACAGGCTCAATGCCTCATATGGTATGCTTGGCCAGTCACCACCACTCCACAGGTCCCCCGATTTCCTGCTCAACTACCCCCCGCCCCCCTCCTGCTTCCCACCTGACCCCCTTACTCACTCAGTTTCCCAGCACCTTGCCCGGCGTCCCACCCGACCTGAGCCCCTCTACGTCAACCTCGCCCTAGGGCCCAGGGGTCCTtcacctgcctcctcttcctcctcctcgccTCCTGCTCACCCCCGAAGTCGGTCAGACCCTGGGCCCCCTGTTCCCCGCCTCCCTCAGAAACAGCGGGCTCCATGGGGTCCCCATAACCCCCATCGGGTGCCTGGACCTTGGGGCTCGCCCGAACCTTTCCTGCTTTATAGGGCAGCCCCACCATCCtacgggaggggaggggaggtccGAGGATCCTTGTACAGAAATGGAGGACATAGAGGGGAGGGGGCTGGCCCCCCTCCTCCTTACCCCACACCTAGCTGGTCCTTAAATTCAGAAGGACAGACCAGAAGTTACTGCTGA
- the Arhgap33 gene encoding rho GTPase-activating protein 33 isoform X1, giving the protein MVARSTDSLDGPGESSVQPVPPTGGPGTKGKPGKRLSAPRGPFPRLADCAHFHYENVDFGHIQLLLSPEREGPSLSGENELVFGVQVTCQGRSWPVLRSYDDFRSLDAHLHRCIFDRRFSCLPELPPPPEGARAAQMLVPLLLQYLETLSGLVDSNLNCGPVLTWMELDNHGRRLLLSEEASLNIPAVAAAHVVKRYTAQAPDELSFEVGDIVSVIDMPPTEDRSWWRGKRGFQVGFFPSECVELFTERPGPGLKADAEGPLCGIPAPQGISSLTSAVPRPRGKLAGLLRTFMRSRPSRQRLRQRGILRQRVFGCDLGEHLSNSGQDVPQVLRCCSEFIEAHGVVDGIYRLSGVSSNIQRLRHEFDSERIPELSGPAFLQDIHSVSSLCKLYFRELPNPLLTYQLYGKFSEAMSVPGEEERLVRVHDVIQQLPPPHYRTLEYLLRHLARMARHSANTSMHARNLAIVWAPNLLRSMELESVGLGGAAAFREVRVQSVVVEFLLTHVEVLFSDTFTSAGLDPAGRCLLPRPKSLAGSSPSTRLLTLEEAQARTQGRLGTPTEPTTPKTPASPVERRKRERVEKQRKPGGSSWKTFFALGRGPSIPRKKPLPWLSGSRAPPQPSGSRPDTVTLRSAKSEESLSSQASGAGLQRLHRLRRPHSSSDAFPVGPAPAGSCESLSSSSSSSSSSSSSSSSESSAAGLGPLSGSPSHRTSAWLDDGDELDFSPPRCLEGLRGLDFDPLTFRCSSPTPGDPAPPASPAPPASASAFPPRATPQALSPHGPKPASPTALDISEPLAVSVPPAVLELLGAGGAPASATPTPALSPNPGLRPHLIPLLLHGAEAQLSDTCQQEISSKLAPTRGAPGQHSPGGMDSPLLPPALSLLRPGGAPPPPPKNPARLMALALAERAQQVAEQQSQQGQGGTPPAPLSPFRRSLSLEVGGEPVGTSGSGLHPPSLAHPGAWAPGPTPYLPRQQSDGSLVRSQRPLGTSRRGPRGPSQVSAHLRASGAYRDTPEMAAQSPCSIPSQGSNPSFLSTPRECLPSFLGVPKQGLYSLGPPSFPPNSPAPVWRNSLGAPPALDRGENLYYEIGVGEGTYSGPSRSWSPFHSMPPDRLNASYGMLGQSPPLHRSPDFLLNYPPPPSCFPPDPLTHSVSQHLARRPTRPEPLYVNLALGPRGPSPASSSSSSPPAHPRSRSDPGPPVPRLPQKQRAPWGPHNPHRVPGPWGSPEPFLLYRAAPPSYGRGGEVRGSLYRNGGHRGEGAGPPPPYPTPSWSLNSEGQTRSYC; this is encoded by the exons ATGGTG GCCCGAAGCACTGACAGCCTGGATGGCCCAGGGGAGAGCTCAGTGCAGCCTGTACCCCCGACTGGGGGGCCAGGTACCAAGGGGAAGCCTGGGAAGAG GCTCTCAGCTCCTCGAGGCCCTTTTCCCCGGCTGGCTGACTGTGCCCATTTCCACTATGAGAATGTTGATTTTGGCCACATTCAG CTCCTACTGTCTCCAGAGCGTGAAGGCCCCAGCCTCTCTGGAGAAAATGAGCTGGTCTTTGGGGTACAGGTGACCTGTCAG GGCCGCTCCTGGCCAGTTCTCCGGAGCTATGATGATTTCCGGTCTCTGGATGCCCATCTCCACCGGTGCATATTTGACCGGAGGTTTTCTTGCCTCCCAGAGCTCCCTCCACCTCCAGAGGGTGCCAGGGCTGCCCAG ATGCTGgtaccactgctgctgcagtACCTGGAGACCCTGTCAGGGCTCGTGGACAGCAACCTCAACTGCGGGCCTGTACTCACTTGGATGGAG CTGGACAACCACGGCCGGCGCCTGCTCCTCAGTGAAGAAGCCTCCCTCAATATCCCTGCCGTGGCTGCTGCCCACGTGGTCAAGCGGTACACTGCCCAGGCGCCAGATGAGCTGTCCTTTGAG GTGGGAGACATCGTCTCAGTGATCGACATGCCACCTACGGAGGATCGGAGTTGGTGGCGGGGCAAACGGGGCTTCCAG GTTGGGTTCTTCCCCAGTGAGTGTGTGGAACTCTTCACAGAGAGGCCAGGGCCTGGCCTAAAGGCAG ATGCTGAGGGTCCCCTGTGTGGCATCCCAGCTCCCCAGGGGATTTCTTCTCTGACCTCAG CTGTGCCCCGGCCACGTGGGAAGCTGGCAGGACTCCTCCGTACCTTCATGCGCTCTCGTCCCTCCCGCCAGCGGCTGCGCCAACGGGGAATCCTGCGCCAGAGGGTATTTGGTTGTGATCTTGGAGAGCACCTCAGCAACTCAGGCCAAGATG TGCCCCAAGTGCTGCGCTGCTGCTCTGAGTTTATTGAGGCCCATGGTGTGGTGGATGGAATCTACCGACTCTCAGGGGTATCCTCCAACATTCAGAGGCTTCG GCATGAGTTTGATAGCGAGAGGATCCCTGAGCTGTCTGGCCCTGCCTTCCTACAAGACATCCACAGTGTGTCCTCCCTCTGCAAGCTCTACTTCCGGGAACTGCCCAACCCCTTGCTCACCTATCAGCTCTATGGGAAGTTCAGT GAGGCTATGTCAGTGCCTGGGGAGGAAGAACGCCTGGTGCGAGTACATGACGTCATCCAGCAGCTGCCTCCACCACACTACAG GACCCTGGAGTACCTGCTGAGGCACCTGGCCCGCATGGCAAGACACAGTGCTAACACCAGCATGCACGCCCGCAATCTGGCCATTGTCTGGGCACCCAACCTGCTACG GTCTATGGAGCTGGAGTCAGTGGGGCTGGGTGGGGCAGCTGCCTTCCGTGAGGTCCGGGTGCAGTCCGTGGTGGTGGAGTTCCTGCTCACCCACGTGGAGGTCCTGTTCAGCGATACCTTCACCTCTGCTGGCCTGGACCCTGCAG GTCGCTGCCTCCTTCCCAGACCCAAGTCCCTTGCCGGGAGCAGTCCCTCCACTCGCCTGCTGACACTGGAAGAAGCCCAGGCACGAACTCAGGGTCGTCTTGGAACACCGACGGAGCCCACGACTCCTAAGACTCCAGCCTCACCCGTGGAAAG gaggaagagagagagagtggagaaaCAAAGGAAGCCTGGGGGTAGCAGCTGGAAGACATTCTTTGCTCTGGGGCGGGGCCCCAGCATACCCCGGAAGAAGCCGCTGCCATGGCTGAGTGGCAGCCGAGCCCCTCCACAGCCTTCAG GCAGCAGACCCGACACTGTCACTCTGAGATCTGCCAAAAGTGAGGAGTCTCTGTCATCCCAGGCCAGCGGGGCTG GCCTCCAGAGGCTGCACCGGCTACGACGACCCCACTCCAGCAGCGATGCTTTTCCCGTGGGTCCAGCACCTGCTGGCTCCTGCGAGAGcttgtcctcctcttcttcttcttcctcttcctcttcctcctcctcctcctcagagtcCTCAGCAGCTGGCCTGGGGCCACTCTCTGGCTCCCCCTCACACCGCACCTCAGCCTGGCTAGATGATGGTGATGAACTGGATTTCAGTCCACCCCGCTGTCTGGAAGGACTTCGGGGACTTGACTTTGATCCCCTTACCTTTCGCTGCAGCAGTCCCACCCCGGGGGACCCTGCACCTCCTGCCAGCCCAgcacctccagcctcagcctctgccttcccaccTCGGGCAACCCCACAGGCCCTGTCACCCCATGGACCCAAGCCTGCTTCACCCACCGCCCTGGACATCTCAGAGCCCCTGGCTGTATCAGTACcacctgctgtcctggaactgctgGGGGCTGGAGGAGCACCTGCCTCGGCCACCCCAACACCGGCTCTGAGCCCTAACCCGGGATTGCGCCCCCATCTCATCCCCCTGTTGCTGCATGGAGCTGAGGCCCAGCTAAGTGACACGTGCCAGCAGGAGATCAGCAGCAAGCTAGCACCAACCCggggagctccaggccagcacA GTCCTGGTGGCATGGATTCACCATTATTACCCCCAGCCTTGTCTCTGCTGCGCCCTGGAGGGGCtccgcccccaccccccaagaacCCAGCCCGTCTTATGGCCCTGGCCTTGGCTGAGCGGGCTCAGCAGGTAGCAGAACAACAGAGCCAACAAGGGCAGGGGGGCACCCCACctgctcccctctcccccttccgaCGTTCACTGTCCCTGGAGGTGGGTGGGGAGCCCGTGGGGACTTCAGGGAGTGGGCTTCACCCTCCGTCCTTAGCCCACCCAGGTGCCTGGGCTCCAGGTCCCACCCCTTACCTCCCAAGGCAACAGAGTGATGGCAGCCTGGTAAGAAGCCAGCGGCCCTTGGGGACCTCAAGGAGGGGTCCCAGAGGGCCTTCCCAGGTCAGTGCCCATCTCAGGGCAAGTGGGGCTTACAGGGACACTCCAGAGATGGCAGCCCAGTCACCATGTTCTATCCCCTCACAGGGTTCTAACCCCAGCTTCCTCTCAACCCCCCGAGAGTGTCTGCCATCTTTCCTTGGTGTCCCCAAACAAGGCTTGTACTCTCTGGGTCCCCCATCCTTCCCACctaactctccagccccagtctggAGGAACTCTCTGGGTGCGCCCCCAGCACTGGACAGGGGAGAGAATCTGTACTATGAAATTGGGGTAGGGGAGGGGACCTACTCAGGCCCCAGCCGGTCCTGGAGTCCGTTTCATTCCATGCCTCCCGACAGGCTCAATGCCTCATATGGTATGCTTGGCCAGTCACCACCACTCCACAGGTCCCCCGATTTCCTGCTCAACTACCCCCCGCCCCCCTCCTGCTTCCCACCTGACCCCCTTACTCACTCAGTTTCCCAGCACCTTGCCCGGCGTCCCACCCGACCTGAGCCCCTCTACGTCAACCTCGCCCTAGGGCCCAGGGGTCCTtcacctgcctcctcttcctcctcctcgccTCCTGCTCACCCCCGAAGTCGGTCAGACCCTGGGCCCCCTGTTCCCCGCCTCCCTCAGAAACAGCGGGCTCCATGGGGTCCCCATAACCCCCATCGGGTGCCTGGACCTTGGGGCTCGCCCGAACCTTTCCTGCTTTATAGGGCAGCCCCACCATCCtacgggaggggaggggaggtccGAGGATCCTTGTACAGAAATGGAGGACATAGAGGGGAGGGGGCTGGCCCCCCTCCTCCTTACCCCACACCTAGCTGGTCCTTAAATTCAGAAGGACAGACCAGAAGTTACTGCTGA